The DNA window AATGAAACAAACTTGACAGAAAAATTTTATAATTGAATCAGAGTCGTATTCAAGACTCAGACCAAGAAAGAGACCCCAAAAGAAGCCAAGCATGAAGGGTGAAATAAGAACTTAAGCTTTTGCAGAGGATGCTCCTAGGCTAGGCTGACACTGTGGTTGTCAGTAAATAACCCCTTTTTAGGATTTTGAAACTAACAATgacattgcaaaaacaaaagtaaaaagaatagGACAAATCTGACCAAATGCAAAAGATACATACAAAGATCCAATTAACAATTTACAACAGTTTGTTCTTTTGAAACTTAATTTTCATTGTTAATGGCACCAAGGCATCAAATGTGGCAActgctaaattatttaaaataatatttgctcattttgaatgtgATACCAGCAACATGTCTCAAAAAGGTGAACCAGGGGCAACATAACTGGGAAAGTTGTATAGTGctcaaaaaaaaacacctggtggaacatctcaCAAGGAATGCAGTTAATTGCCAACAGTTCAGTATCATGACTGAGTCTTTCAAATTTAGGGCTCAGATTCACCAATGCAGGTTAAACCTCTGCCATGGAAAAGAACAACcatatgtaaaaattaaaaaaaaaagatccagaaACACTTGAGCCTCGGGTTCTTTAAAAAGGACTAAGGACAAATGTCCTGTGGTCTGACTAGTcagaatttgacattttcattataAATCATAGATGCTGCATCCTGTGGGCTAAAAAGGAGAAGGATCATTAGGCTTGTCACCAGGATACAGTTCAGAAGCCATGTGTGATGGTGTAGGGGTGCATCAATGCACAAAGTATGGGAAACTAGCACATTATTGAAGGCACCATTATTGCTGAATGATGtatacatgttttaattttcagtctTGCTTATTTCAGCTACACAGTGTCAAATTGCTTTCTGCAGATATTTTGCAACAGCATCAACATGTCTCAATAGTGAAAGAATCTTGGTGCTCAACTGCTCTGTCTGCAGTCAAGgcctgaaaacatttggcaaaaaGTGACACAAAGAAGGCTCTAGGCCATTAGAGAGCTAACatctttaattttgttattttttagctttttaaaatgtttaaaaatgaaataaagttttGGAATGCCAATTATTGGAAATCAAATCTGGAAGTGGTGGTTGAACATATAAAAACGAAAGCaaaatgtgatcaaataaacacatgaaattaCACAATTATAAAAACTTGATTCACTGTAACGAAGgaaagaaattcaaataaatgaaatacctTAAATCTAAATTCTGCATTCTCCAAAATGATACGGAAAACATGACAAAGAATTTGTTATTCACTAACTGTTGACAATGTTTCCATCTGATAGCATTGCTCTGCAGACAAGTACCTCCATTAGGTCCAATGCCGAATGACGAGATAGATGTTCAGAACCTGGAATCATTAGAGAAGTATCGAAGCTACACCCGATACTTAAGACAAGCTGAGGAGGCAAGGAACAAACCTGTCTGGTGGAAGACGTACAGGAACTATGTTGAAAAAGCTGACCCTGAACATGGTGAGAAATAAAGGAGGAAACTGTTGAAAGTGATTTACTCAGGTGATGTAAATATGCAACAAGAAAATGGGCTGGTCCACAGTGTCAAGAAGTTTAGTTTTGTTGCAGGTGCAAGGCGCGTGGACATTGGTCTGCCATACTATCGAGCCAGCAGGACCAAATtagtgagggagagaaaggcggtgatacaaaacaacaagaaggaTGTTGAGCTAGAACGAGCTTGTCGTCTGCGCACTTGTAAGATCGCACACATTCTCATGATTACTTGAACTTTGAATTGTTTAGAGAATACATTTGTTTACCTTTCTGTATTTAATTTAGTTAAGATCCCTCTGGATCGAGTGCAGGAAACCTGGGAAAAGGACAGTGGTCCTCATCATATAAAGAGACTGGCAGACCACTATGGAATCTTCACAGATCTCTTCCCCATGGCCTACTTTGTACCTCAAGTCTCACTTCATATCTGCTATCGCCAGGACAACAGTAGTCAAGTGCTTTATGGGAATCACCTGACACCTACTCAAGTATGTTAAAGGAAAAGATGTTTTGTCTTCAATGTTCTAAAAGCCCAAATCACCAAAAATGCAGCTATTTTGTTGCCTTCTCTAATACATAATAATCTACAGTATTATAGGTAAAAATATCTATACCTCCTCATATACCTCCTGTACCGTGTTCTCCCGTGTTTTGTTCTTTAGGCAGCATCTCCCCCTCAGATCAGCTTTGATGCAGAAGAGGGCTCCTTGTGGACAATTCTGCTCACCTGTCCAGGTGCGTTTCCTTTGTTGATactgtttcagtttctttttttaataccaTATCAGGATTCCACGACAGTGTGAACTAATATTTACACTTTTTCAGATGAACATCTTCTGGATAATGAGGCGGAGTACATCCACTTGTTGGTGTATGTATTTTTGGGCAAATATCCTTTCATATTTCCAAATCCAGTGGCTCATTCCATTTTTGGGATTGAGTTTGACTTGACTTGTGAGCATTCGCGacctttttgcaaaaaaaagtgCTGACCCTAACTGTTGCTGACCTGTGCCTCTGTAGGGGCAATATCCCAGGTGGAGCAGTGGAGGCTGGAGAGGAGCTGTGTCACTATCTACCCCCCTTCCCTGCCAAAGGAACAGGCTTCCACCGCTACATTTATGTCCTCTTCAAGCAGGTTGGACCCATCAACTTCCAGGAGGATGTCAGGCAATCGCCATGGTGAGCAATAACATACTAATACACTGAACAAGTAACGTAAAGTGTAAATCTGATCATTAGATATGAGTGGGGACTGCTGCCTTGTCTGTATTTCATGTAAACACATACACTAAGCATGTGGTACCTTACTTCCACAGCTATTCTCTGGTGGATCGTACCTTTAAGACTGTGGATTTCTACAGAAAGCACCAGGACAACATGACACCTGCAGGCCTGGCTTTCTTCCAGTGCCAGTGGGATGAATCTGTCACCAGCACCTTTCACAACACACTCAGTGAGTCGCACTAACGAAACTGAACACAGTAGATGTTTGGTCTTGTGCTATGAAAACAAGAATGTACTAGCTGTGTctcaattgtgtgtgtgtgtgtgtgtgtgtgtgtgtgtgtgtgtgtgtgtaccaaaaaagtttttttcctaACAGAGTAAAGCAggacattttgcattttcaaattcaaagtgcTGTTTTATGGTTAGAACTAGGTTTCAGGTCTAGGGTTAGACATTCTGTTGTGATGTTTCAGGTTAGTGTAAGGGTCTATTGCATTATGCCAATGAGTGTCCTCACATAGATAGAAGTTCATGTGGGTGTGTTAGTGATTCCCTGTCGGTCAGTAAAACCTCTGTGTCATCGCACCACAGACATGAAGGAGCCTGTGTTTGAGTTTATCCGGCCTCCAGTGTACCACCCCCCGCAGGTTAAATACCCTCATCGACAGCCCCTGCGCTACCTGGACCGATACAGAGATGGAAAGGAACATACCTATGGAATATATTGATTGTGAATCACATGCTGGGAGAAGACTCGACCACTTTTTCATCTAAATGTGAAGTTATGTTTGTCATTATGTTataataa is part of the Channa argus isolate prfri chromosome 20, Channa argus male v1.0, whole genome shotgun sequence genome and encodes:
- the mrpl38 gene encoding 39S ribosomal protein L38, mitochondrial, which encodes MALRTVCTATLRTGTDFGVNNVRAFVTTALLCRQVPPLGPMPNDEIDVQNLESLEKYRSYTRYLRQAEEARNKPVWWKTYRNYVEKADPEHGARRVDIGLPYYRASRTKLVRERKAVIQNNKKDVELERACRLRTFKIPLDRVQETWEKDSGPHHIKRLADHYGIFTDLFPMAYFVPQVSLHICYRQDNSSQVLYGNHLTPTQAASPPQISFDAEEGSLWTILLTCPDEHLLDNEAEYIHLLVGNIPGGAVEAGEELCHYLPPFPAKGTGFHRYIYVLFKQVGPINFQEDVRQSPCYSLVDRTFKTVDFYRKHQDNMTPAGLAFFQCQWDESVTSTFHNTLNMKEPVFEFIRPPVYHPPQVKYPHRQPLRYLDRYRDGKEHTYGIY